From the Leptotrichia sp. oral taxon 221 genome, one window contains:
- the ribF gene encoding riboflavin biosynthesis protein RibF, whose product MGIKIITKNCEMMSDISKFDKNINCHNFENESKLLDELKENGTVVVLGNFDGVHRGHKMILKNAIEKAKEKGYKTIVYTFNEYPSKRENRITTPVEKAFLIDKIGIECLYLEEFDNVKNFTPEEFVEKILVRKFNVKEIFCGFNFTFGKGKSGNIKTLGKIISSNYQDRIGLNIQQPVLDSENEVISSTRIRQYIKNTELLKAKELLSHNLIIIGEVIHGKKLGRTIGFPTANLKFENKIYPSFGVYGIYVQIENDENRIYHGVMNIGRNPTVDKDNLSVEAHIFDFDEDIYGKVIMVQILENIRKEVKFNSVAELKEQINSDSKFWRKRIDEKYYDTSKNR is encoded by the coding sequence ATGGGTATAAAAATAATTACAAAAAATTGTGAAATGATGTCTGATATATCGAAATTTGATAAGAATATTAATTGTCATAATTTTGAGAATGAATCAAAATTATTAGATGAATTAAAAGAAAATGGAACAGTCGTTGTTTTAGGAAATTTTGATGGTGTTCATAGAGGTCATAAAATGATCTTGAAAAACGCGATAGAAAAGGCAAAAGAAAAGGGTTATAAGACAATTGTTTATACATTTAATGAGTATCCTAGTAAAAGAGAAAATCGGATAACGACACCAGTTGAGAAGGCTTTTTTAATTGATAAAATAGGGATTGAGTGTCTGTATTTAGAGGAATTTGATAATGTGAAAAATTTTACGCCTGAAGAATTTGTTGAAAAGATTTTAGTTAGGAAATTTAATGTGAAGGAAATTTTTTGTGGCTTTAATTTTACTTTTGGGAAAGGTAAATCAGGGAATATTAAGACATTAGGAAAAATTATTTCTTCAAATTATCAAGATAGAATTGGATTAAACATTCAACAGCCAGTTTTAGATAGTGAAAATGAAGTGATAAGCAGTACTCGAATTAGGCAATATATTAAGAATACGGAATTACTGAAGGCAAAAGAATTATTGAGCCATAATTTGATTATTATTGGAGAAGTTATTCATGGGAAAAAATTAGGTAGAACGATAGGTTTTCCAACAGCAAATTTGAAATTTGAAAATAAAATTTACCCGAGTTTTGGTGTTTATGGAATATATGTTCAAATTGAAAATGATGAGAATAGGATTTATCATGGAGTGATGAATATTGGAAGAAATCCGACAGTGGATAAGGATAATTTGAGTGTAGAAGCTCATATTTTCGATTTTGATGAAGATATTTATGGAAAAGTGATAATGGTACAAATACTGGAAAATATAAGAAAAGAAGTTAAGTTTAACTCTGTAGCAGAATTAAAAGAGCAAATTAACTCAGATTCAAAATTTTGGAGAAAAAGAATTGATGAAAAATACTACGATACAAGTAAAAATAGATAA
- a CDS encoding translation factor GTPase family protein: MRIYDSSNIRNIGILGHSGSGKSNMVEGLEFTAGLTNRIVGNENDTKITSSLSLHAVEYQGAKYNFVDIPGYGDFFGEVESGLAAVDGSIIIVDGTTDLTVGTETALELTDSRNIPRIIFVNKIDNEKADYEKILSQLREKYGKRIAPFHVPWGTGENFRGHINVVDMFAREFDKNKNECKTVEMPTDMDNEINSVREMLLEAVAETDEELMDKYFNGVEFTTAEIHRGLRQGVLDCSVIPVICGSTLKNIGLHTTFDVVKDFLPSPDDNAKVQPEKNSFACQIFKTTIDSFLGKVSYAKIYSGEIKQDMEVFNLNRKTKEKIGKINTFVNNKMDEVQKGIAGDIVVFSKFNSTKTSDTLSTSEKEVPLKDITFPKPQLFVAIEPLNKNDDEKMSSGLNRLMEEDPSFTWHRNLETSQTVLGVQGELHCATVIEKLKAKFGITIKTVELKVPYRETIKGTSDVQGKYKKQSGGHGQYGDVLIKFSHVDEDFVFEETITGGSVPKSYIPAVEKGLRESLKEGVLAGYPVTNVKAVLYDGSYHDVDSSELAFKIAANLAFKKGMLEAKPILLEPIMELTIIVPEEYIGDIMGDINKKRGRVLGMEAHKGTKQKIIAEAPMSETFKYANELKAITQGRGYFEMKLVRYEELMGDLAQKVIEKRKNNN; this comes from the coding sequence ATGAGAATATATGACAGCAGCAACATAAGAAACATTGGAATTCTAGGACATAGTGGGTCTGGAAAGAGTAATATGGTGGAAGGATTGGAGTTTACAGCAGGGCTTACTAATCGGATTGTGGGGAATGAAAATGATACTAAAATTACGAGTTCTTTGAGTCTTCACGCAGTGGAATATCAAGGGGCTAAGTATAATTTTGTGGATATTCCTGGATATGGTGATTTTTTTGGAGAAGTTGAATCAGGACTTGCGGCAGTTGATGGGTCAATTATTATTGTTGATGGAACTACAGATTTGACAGTTGGGACTGAAACGGCTTTGGAATTGACTGATAGCAGAAATATTCCGAGAATAATTTTTGTGAATAAAATTGATAATGAAAAGGCTGATTATGAAAAAATTCTTTCACAATTAAGGGAAAAATATGGGAAACGGATTGCACCATTTCATGTACCTTGGGGAACTGGAGAAAATTTTAGAGGACACATTAATGTAGTTGACATGTTTGCAAGAGAGTTTGATAAGAATAAAAATGAGTGTAAAACAGTAGAAATGCCAACTGATATGGATAATGAAATAAATTCTGTACGTGAAATGCTTTTGGAAGCAGTTGCAGAAACTGATGAAGAATTAATGGATAAATATTTTAATGGAGTTGAATTTACAACAGCTGAAATTCATCGTGGACTTAGACAAGGAGTGCTTGATTGTTCAGTAATTCCAGTAATTTGCGGTTCAACTTTGAAAAATATTGGACTTCATACAACTTTTGATGTAGTGAAAGATTTCTTGCCATCACCTGATGATAATGCAAAAGTACAACCTGAAAAAAATAGTTTTGCATGCCAAATTTTTAAAACAACAATTGATTCTTTTTTAGGAAAAGTTTCTTATGCAAAAATTTATTCTGGTGAAATTAAGCAAGATATGGAAGTTTTTAACTTGAATAGAAAAACGAAGGAAAAAATTGGGAAAATTAATACATTTGTGAATAATAAAATGGATGAGGTTCAAAAGGGAATTGCAGGGGATATTGTTGTATTTTCAAAATTTAATAGTACGAAAACTTCTGATACGCTTTCGACTAGTGAAAAGGAAGTGCCATTAAAAGATATAACTTTTCCAAAACCACAATTATTTGTGGCAATAGAGCCATTGAATAAAAATGATGATGAAAAAATGTCGTCTGGATTGAATCGTTTGATGGAAGAAGATCCGTCATTTACTTGGCATAGAAATCTTGAAACAAGTCAAACAGTTCTTGGAGTACAAGGAGAACTTCATTGTGCAACAGTTATAGAAAAATTGAAGGCAAAATTTGGAATAACAATAAAAACTGTGGAATTGAAAGTGCCTTACAGGGAAACAATTAAAGGAACATCAGATGTTCAAGGAAAATACAAGAAACAATCTGGAGGACATGGACAATATGGAGATGTTCTAATTAAATTTTCACATGTAGATGAAGATTTTGTATTTGAAGAAACAATTACAGGTGGAAGTGTTCCAAAATCATATATTCCAGCGGTTGAAAAAGGATTGAGGGAATCATTAAAAGAAGGAGTTCTTGCAGGATATCCAGTGACTAATGTAAAGGCTGTTTTATATGATGGTTCTTATCATGATGTAGATTCTTCTGAATTAGCATTCAAAATTGCAGCAAATTTAGCTTTCAAAAAAGGAATGCTTGAGGCAAAACCAATATTGCTTGAACCAATCATGGAACTTACAATTATTGTTCCAGAAGAATATATTGGGGATATAATGGGAGATATTAATAAAAAACGTGGACGTGTTTTAGGAATGGAAGCTCACAAAGGTACAAAACAAAAAATTATTGCTGAAGCTCCAATGTCTGAAACTTTCAAATATGCGAATGAATTGAAGGCGATTACGCAAGGTCGTGGATATTTTGAAATGAAACTTGTAAGATATGAAGAATTAATGGGAGATTTAGCACAAAAAGTAATTGAAAAGAGAAAGAATAATAATTAA
- a CDS encoding tetratricopeptide repeat protein: protein MKKIVLLTITLLILSGCGFRSKELNEETKQKIQQEISKINDKMSQDELENMMSVAKLNYDVNPEIGKMYFEKLVKYKPEASIYLSDYYYEKKDEVNYEKWTKYGAERDVLDMIYNLAVFYNEKNKLSEAEYWYQKAANKGDGDAEYNLAIVYGKEEKYSEAEKIWHKQGRDGSGRYNMAIYYETHNQPYKAEQLYKEMIKMGDVDGYYGLGNMYRKLKKIDEAEKILKIGVGKKEFKAIYSLANLYLDKLDYPNAREYFLINASKQANSTYHVGVTYEMEENYTEARKWYQKALSMGMSESEERLEEIRNKKDKIKYKYTEGDKIREDESGKVPGTESYY, encoded by the coding sequence ATGAAAAAAATTGTTTTACTGACGATAACCTTGCTAATATTATCTGGATGTGGTTTTAGGAGTAAAGAATTAAATGAGGAAACTAAACAGAAAATACAGCAGGAAATATCAAAAATAAATGACAAAATGAGTCAGGATGAACTTGAAAATATGATGTCAGTAGCTAAGTTGAATTATGATGTTAATCCTGAAATAGGAAAGATGTATTTTGAGAAATTAGTAAAATATAAGCCTGAAGCTTCGATATATTTATCTGACTATTATTATGAAAAAAAAGATGAAGTGAATTATGAAAAATGGACAAAGTATGGTGCAGAAAGAGATGTTTTAGATATGATTTATAATTTAGCTGTATTTTATAATGAAAAAAACAAGTTGTCAGAAGCGGAATATTGGTATCAGAAGGCAGCTAATAAAGGAGATGGGGATGCAGAATATAATTTGGCAATTGTGTACGGAAAGGAAGAAAAATATTCAGAAGCTGAAAAAATATGGCATAAACAAGGGCGAGATGGAAGCGGAAGATACAATATGGCAATCTATTATGAAACTCATAATCAGCCTTACAAGGCAGAACAATTGTATAAAGAAATGATAAAAATGGGTGATGTTGATGGTTATTATGGATTGGGAAACATGTATAGAAAGTTAAAAAAAATTGACGAGGCAGAAAAAATATTAAAAATAGGAGTAGGAAAAAAAGAATTTAAAGCAATATACTCGCTAGCTAACTTATATTTAGATAAACTAGATTATCCCAATGCTAGAGAATATTTTTTGATAAATGCTTCCAAACAAGCTAATTCTACATATCATGTAGGAGTGACATATGAAATGGAAGAAAATTATACAGAAGCAAGGAAATGGTATCAAAAAGCACTATCAATGGGAATGAGTGAATCAGAAGAAAGATTAGAAGAGATTAGAAATAAAAAAGATAAAATTAAATATAAATATACAGAAGGAGATAAAATAAGAGAAGATGAAAGCGGTAAAGTACCAGGGACAGAATCATATTATTAA
- a CDS encoding toxin-antitoxin system YwqK family antitoxin, giving the protein MKTEHLEKIKRVKYNQKIEEIFDIKKMHGQMILIDKEGEIYNGKLILEYEDGKIHSEGNISFGMKTGIWKTYYNNGNLKCIENFENNKVKDLYQQFYETGEKYAEIYYKNGEYHGDYIVFHKNGKMQIKGFCREGLKEGTWFEYYESGNKKTETYYVNDKIMENAYSYYENGNTEYSIKFVNNMKQGVLEKYYEDGKLELQANFINDLPNGEWRKYYKKTGEISSKYFMKNGKKNGKYIEYYFKDTNLNGFKYQKKENEEGAIFEEYFMKNDLKDGKYFKYFPNGQIWEEGEYENDYVNGKYKYYSETKNLIFEENYEKGILKEEIEYEDNIKSNIVKKIIYEEKDGDKIEHREFFNKNGIVVERETKINNYTFEITKYDENQNVIIHKKYRKRFPEKYPVNFPKNLFQQKESNSTKNEIQKIQEVFKKFREIIEFLKEEK; this is encoded by the coding sequence ATGAAAACAGAACATTTAGAAAAAATAAAAAGAGTTAAGTATAATCAAAAAATTGAAGAAATTTTTGATATAAAAAAAATGCATGGACAAATGATTTTAATTGATAAAGAAGGAGAAATATACAATGGAAAGTTAATTTTAGAATATGAAGATGGGAAAATTCATTCTGAAGGAAATATTAGTTTTGGGATGAAGACTGGAATTTGGAAAACATATTATAATAATGGAAATTTAAAATGTATAGAAAATTTTGAAAATAATAAAGTAAAAGATTTGTATCAACAATTTTATGAAACAGGTGAAAAATATGCTGAAATCTATTATAAAAATGGAGAATATCATGGAGATTATATAGTTTTTCATAAAAACGGAAAAATGCAAATAAAAGGATTTTGTCGTGAAGGATTAAAAGAGGGAACATGGTTTGAATATTATGAAAGCGGGAATAAAAAAACTGAAACTTACTACGTAAATGATAAAATTATGGAGAATGCTTATTCTTATTATGAAAATGGAAATACGGAATACTCTATAAAATTTGTAAATAATATGAAGCAAGGGGTACTAGAAAAATATTATGAAGATGGAAAGTTAGAATTACAAGCAAATTTTATAAATGATTTACCAAATGGAGAATGGAGGAAATATTATAAAAAAACTGGAGAAATTTCCTCAAAATATTTTATGAAAAATGGTAAAAAAAATGGCAAATATATTGAATATTATTTTAAAGATACTAATCTTAATGGATTTAAGTATCAAAAAAAAGAAAATGAAGAAGGCGCTATTTTTGAAGAATATTTTATGAAAAATGACTTAAAAGATGGGAAATATTTTAAATATTTTCCTAATGGACAAATTTGGGAGGAAGGAGAATATGAAAACGATTATGTAAATGGAAAGTATAAATACTATTCTGAAACTAAAAATTTAATTTTTGAAGAAAATTATGAAAAAGGTATTTTAAAAGAAGAAATAGAGTATGAAGATAATATAAAAAGCAATATAGTAAAAAAAATAATTTATGAAGAAAAAGATGGAGATAAAATTGAACATAGAGAATTTTTTAATAAAAATGGAATTGTAGTGGAAAGAGAAACTAAAATAAATAATTACACATTTGAAATTACAAAATATGACGAAAATCAAAATGTTATTATCCACAAAAAATATAGAAAAAGATTTCCTGAAAAATATCCGGTTAATTTTCCAAAAAATTTATTTCAACAAAAAGAATCAAATTCAACGAAAAATGAAATTCAGAAAATACAGGAAGTATTTAAGAAGTTTAGGGAAATAATAGAATTTCTTAAAGAAGAAAAATGA
- a CDS encoding immunity protein YezG family protein has protein sequence MNEKLTNRMDEYFKSIAEQVNEMIPVVWNTFYLFGELADDSSGGGVYFYFDEDVNKNEYIYSLDIPEKYNIPKDEFRKKSSLLFDTVYDLKEIFIDNELKLWQTIVVSVNEDMKLTINFDYTKWFGSAYTPMKRHEYYCYKYLGKVPEDKKQEELLKEMEEYRSKFNK, from the coding sequence ATGAATGAAAAATTAACAAATAGAATGGATGAATATTTTAAAAGTATAGCTGAGCAAGTGAATGAAATGATACCTGTAGTATGGAATACTTTTTATTTATTTGGAGAACTGGCAGATGATTCAAGTGGGGGAGGTGTATATTTTTATTTTGATGAAGATGTGAATAAAAATGAATACATATATTCTTTAGATATTCCTGAAAAATATAACATTCCAAAAGATGAATTTAGAAAAAAGTCAAGTTTACTATTTGATACAGTTTATGATTTGAAAGAAATATTTATAGATAACGAACTAAAATTATGGCAAACGATTGTAGTAAGTGTTAATGAAGATATGAAATTAACAATAAATTTTGATTATACAAAATGGTTTGGAAGTGCGTATACTCCTATGAAACGTCACGAATATTATTGTTATAAATATTTAGGTAAGGTTCCTGAAGATAAAAAACAGGAAGAACTGCTTAAAGAAATGGAGGAATATCGGAGTAAATTTAATAAGTAG
- a CDS encoding SMI1/KNR4 family protein, giving the protein MKTKEFINFLENEMKVKPNLFLFRDNEPKATIEDINNIEKILSGKLPESFIEFQMKFGGGTFAFAEIFSVCEKSDFYVLNYENIFEKDFFPVSDDQCGGVYCFKKNNGKFEDKIYYLDLSNLEVIVEETEFNFIQIFMKLAFNK; this is encoded by the coding sequence ATGAAAACAAAAGAATTTATAAATTTTTTAGAAAATGAAATGAAAGTAAAGCCAAATTTATTTTTATTTAGAGACAATGAACCTAAAGCCACAATAGAAGATATAAATAATATTGAGAAAATTTTATCAGGAAAACTACCCGAGTCTTTTATTGAGTTTCAAATGAAATTCGGTGGTGGAACATTTGCATTTGCAGAAATATTCTCTGTATGTGAGAAAAGTGATTTTTATGTACTTAATTATGAAAATATTTTTGAGAAAGATTTTTTTCCAGTAAGTGATGATCAATGTGGAGGAGTTTATTGTTTTAAGAAAAATAACGGAAAATTTGAAGATAAAATTTATTATTTGGACTTATCAAATTTAGAAGTAATTGTTGAAGAAACAGAATTTAATTTTATTCAAATATTTATGAAGTTAGCCTTTAATAAATAA
- a CDS encoding DUF1851 domain-containing protein, producing the protein MKNCYCFVPIIPVGGKKIENLQKGKTFTYIEVIVYLMGWLE; encoded by the coding sequence ATGAAGAACTGTTACTGTTTTGTTCCGATAATACCAGTAGGTGGAAAGAAAATAGAAAATTTACAGAAAGGAAAAACATTTACATATATAGAGGTGATTGTTTATTTAATGGGATGGCTGGAATAA
- a CDS encoding GAD-like domain-containing protein has protein sequence MLRDFKKEKEMPKEVIEKYKGQVPDEIIEIWENYGLGSFLNGYLRVINPDDYKELVEETYFRGKESIPLFTTAFADVITCEANKFIGMIKYKTLDVNAVWEEMDNFFELLGN, from the coding sequence ATGTTAAGAGATTTTAAAAAAGAAAAAGAAATGCCGAAAGAAGTTATAGAAAAATATAAAGGGCAAGTGCCAGATGAGATTATAGAAATCTGGGAAAATTATGGATTGGGAAGTTTTTTGAATGGGTATCTAAGAGTAATAAATCCAGATGATTATAAAGAATTAGTAGAAGAAACTTACTTTAGAGGAAAAGAGTCAATACCTTTGTTTACAACAGCTTTTGCAGATGTAATAACTTGTGAAGCAAATAAATTCATAGGAATGATAAAATATAAAACTTTAGATGTGAATGCCGTATGGGAAGAGATGGATAACTTTTTTGAACTTTTAGGTAATTAA
- a CDS encoding lipopolysaccharide assembly protein LapB, whose amino-acid sequence MYKKILISILMFGFLVISCGNSKLNNEERKIINKVKSEVKEFKKNPSKEKAEELFKKGEIQNEKKNYEIAKMYYEEASEFVPMANYYLAILYRKRGSERKYIEYIKKASDKGVLNASKDISRYYQEKGEFDKSIDYRMKVVEQGDESWSDFIILDYVIGRKENKLKGNEREKIIKFFEKEGEKNYKVREWFANFYRIEGSYEEAEKIYMRMEKENYENAEFLLGDFYSEQGKYSEAEKYYLKGIEKHGRKLKLLFGLAAVYKEQGQYKEAKEIYKELKNFKDESIKELAEKNLKKLERENNYE is encoded by the coding sequence ATGTATAAAAAAATATTAATTTCAATTTTAATGTTCGGTTTTTTGGTAATAAGCTGTGGAAATTCAAAATTAAATAATGAAGAGAGAAAAATAATAAATAAGGTAAAAAGTGAAGTCAAGGAATTTAAGAAAAATCCTTCAAAGGAGAAGGCAGAAGAACTATTTAAAAAAGGTGAAATACAAAACGAGAAAAAAAACTATGAAATTGCAAAAATGTATTATGAAGAAGCCTCAGAGTTTGTACCAATGGCTAACTATTATTTAGCAATTCTTTACAGAAAAAGAGGAAGTGAGAGAAAATATATAGAATATATAAAAAAAGCCTCTGATAAAGGTGTTTTGAATGCGAGTAAAGATATTTCACGGTATTATCAGGAAAAAGGAGAATTTGATAAATCTATAGATTATCGTATGAAAGTTGTTGAACAAGGTGATGAGTCTTGGTCAGATTTTATAATTTTAGATTATGTTATTGGTAGAAAAGAGAACAAATTAAAAGGAAATGAAAGGGAAAAAATTATTAAATTTTTTGAGAAAGAAGGAGAAAAAAATTATAAAGTAAGAGAATGGTTTGCAAATTTTTATAGAATTGAAGGTAGTTATGAAGAAGCAGAAAAAATATATATGAGAATGGAAAAAGAAAATTATGAAAATGCAGAATTTTTATTGGGAGATTTTTATTCAGAACAAGGGAAATACAGTGAAGCAGAGAAATACTATTTAAAAGGAATTGAAAAACATGGGAGAAAATTAAAATTATTATTTGGATTGGCAGCAGTATATAAGGAACAAGGACAATATAAAGAAGCTAAAGAAATATATAAAGAATTAAAAAACTTTAAAGATGAATCTATAAAAGAATTGGCAGAAAAAAATTTAAAAAAGTTAGAAAGAGAAAATAACTATGAGTAA
- a CDS encoding lipopolysaccharide assembly protein LapB has protein sequence MRKLRKKQIDKITLMQDKRYKKEEEMKKFSKKVLKIYLLGIVFVFGIIFTVGKLNPSFKSTKYQYLKKNPTKQDIEDIFLTAQLNFKKYPEQSKKMLDEVIIYKPEASTYLANYYLEKGDNKNFEKWNLYGRQHNLIEAEYNLGVYYEQYRHNQEKAMEVYENILKKFEQGKVEHPSILMAINNLANIYAKRNKKIEAERLYKELEEKNDRDGIYNFAFFRRREGKYEEAEKLYKKAMNLGVPNAYKALAEMYEDLGRNSEAKALYDKEVKNGDTKAMFILGMKYSDENNFEKAKKMFDMILQKDPKYTDALIEIGMLYKNQKNYKEAEKYYKKAISIKKTARYLTNLGVVYMLQLEENKAEKLYKEAIQMGGDGSEAAIYNLGILYYSNKRYKEAKKLLEEAANKGNLKAKEFLKEMEKTNE, from the coding sequence ATGAGAAAATTAAGAAAAAAACAAATAGATAAAATTACATTAATGCAGGATAAAAGGTATAAAAAGGAAGAGGAAATGAAAAAATTTAGTAAAAAAGTTCTGAAGATATATTTATTAGGAATTGTATTCGTATTTGGAATAATTTTTACAGTTGGAAAATTAAATCCGTCCTTTAAAAGCACAAAATATCAATATTTAAAAAAGAATCCTACTAAACAGGATATAGAGGATATATTTTTGACAGCCCAGCTTAATTTTAAAAAATATCCTGAACAGTCAAAAAAAATGTTGGATGAAGTTATAATATACAAACCAGAAGCTTCTACGTATTTAGCTAATTATTATCTGGAAAAAGGTGACAATAAAAATTTTGAAAAATGGAATCTTTATGGAAGGCAGCATAATTTGATAGAAGCGGAATACAATCTAGGAGTTTATTATGAACAGTATAGACATAATCAAGAAAAAGCAATGGAAGTTTATGAAAATATCTTAAAAAAATTTGAGCAAGGTAAAGTTGAACATCCGTCAATATTAATGGCGATTAACAATCTTGCAAATATATATGCTAAAAGAAATAAAAAAATTGAAGCAGAAAGACTATATAAGGAATTGGAAGAAAAAAATGATAGAGATGGTATCTATAATTTTGCTTTTTTTAGAAGAAGAGAGGGAAAGTATGAGGAAGCGGAGAAACTTTATAAAAAGGCAATGAACCTGGGAGTTCCAAATGCTTATAAGGCACTAGCCGAGATGTATGAAGATTTAGGAAGAAATTCCGAAGCAAAAGCATTGTATGATAAAGAAGTTAAAAATGGAGATACCAAAGCGATGTTTATACTTGGAATGAAATATAGTGATGAAAATAATTTTGAAAAAGCAAAAAAGATGTTTGATATGATATTACAAAAAGATCCAAAATACACAGATGCTCTTATTGAAATAGGAATGTTGTATAAAAATCAAAAAAACTATAAAGAAGCTGAAAAATATTATAAAAAAGCCATTTCAATAAAAAAAACTGCGAGATATTTAACAAATCTTGGGGTTGTATATATGCTTCAACTTGAAGAAAATAAAGCAGAAAAATTATACAAAGAGGCTATTCAGATGGGTGGAGATGGAAGTGAAGCAGCAATTTATAATTTAGGAATCTTGTATTATTCTAACAAAAGATATAAAGAGGCAAAAAAATTATTAGAAGAAGCTGCTAATAAAGGAAATTTAAAAGCAAAAGAATTTTTAAAGGAAATGGAGAAAACTAATGAATAG
- a CDS encoding pantothenate kinase, whose translation MRIVGKRFFLLLVISVLSVNLIFCSKKEEKPVKKDVVQKVKEKKQEKNTSAKSEEEMTYGIGINKKFTTDGKLHEEKLLNKNFGYPDTADSFKIEKDSKGYFITEYIDESPILGEDVPVKEKKSRLKLENNVYLIDDSGLAYAYDTNLKKVVLLNKENNFRIIFIINE comes from the coding sequence ATGAGAATAGTTGGAAAAAGATTTTTTTTACTGTTAGTAATATCAGTATTGTCAGTAAACTTAATATTCTGTAGTAAGAAAGAAGAAAAACCTGTAAAAAAAGATGTTGTGCAGAAAGTAAAAGAAAAAAAACAAGAAAAAAATACATCTGCAAAATCAGAAGAAGAAATGACTTATGGAATAGGAATAAATAAAAAATTTACAACAGATGGAAAACTTCATGAAGAAAAACTTCTAAATAAGAATTTTGGATATCCAGATACAGCAGACAGCTTTAAAATAGAAAAGGACAGTAAAGGTTATTTTATAACTGAATATATTGATGAATCTCCTATCCTGGGAGAAGATGTTCCAGTAAAAGAAAAAAAATCAAGATTAAAGCTGGAAAATAACGTATATCTGATAGATGATAGCGGATTAGCATATGCTTATGATACAAATTTAAAAAAGGTAGTACTTCTGAACAAAGAAAATAATTTTAGAATAATATTTATAATTAATGAATAG
- a CDS encoding NAD-dependent protein deacylase produces the protein MNKIDLLQKIIDESKKIVFFGGAGVSTESGIPDFRSANGVYSLKLDRNFSPEELVSHTMYERYPKEFYDFYKKHLVYPNAKPNFAHKYLAKLEKEGKLSAVITQNIDCLHEMAGSKNVLKLHGTVDSNTCVSCGKKYNLEEFLEICDKENVPHCPKCGGIIKPDVTLYEEVPDQLTFSKAINEISKADTLIIGGTSLIVYPAASLIQYFQGKNLVLINKSQTKQDNFANLVIHESIGEVFKKLR, from the coding sequence ATGAATAAAATTGATTTACTTCAAAAAATAATTGATGAAAGCAAAAAAATTGTCTTTTTTGGAGGTGCTGGTGTTTCTACAGAATCGGGAATTCCTGATTTTAGAAGTGCTAATGGCGTTTACAGTTTGAAATTAGACAGAAATTTTTCTCCAGAGGAACTTGTTTCTCACACAATGTACGAAAGATATCCAAAAGAATTTTACGACTTTTACAAAAAACATCTTGTTTATCCAAATGCCAAACCAAACTTTGCTCACAAATACTTAGCAAAATTAGAGAAAGAAGGAAAATTGTCGGCTGTAATAACTCAAAATATTGACTGTTTACATGAAATGGCTGGGAGCAAAAATGTTTTAAAATTACATGGAACAGTTGATAGTAATACTTGTGTTAGTTGTGGTAAAAAATATAATTTGGAAGAATTTTTGGAAATTTGTGACAAGGAAAACGTTCCACACTGTCCAAAATGTGGCGGAATTATAAAACCTGATGTTACTTTATATGAAGAAGTGCCTGATCAACTTACTTTTTCAAAAGCAATAAATGAAATTTCAAAAGCTGACACATTAATTATAGGTGGAACTTCACTTATCGTATATCCAGCAGCTTCCCTCATTCAATATTTTCAAGGAAAAAATCTTGTTTTAATCAATAAATCTCAAACTAAACAAGATAATTTTGCAAATTTGGTTATACATGAAAGTATTGGAGAGGTTTTTAAGAAATTGAGATAA